A window of the Cannabis sativa cultivar Pink pepper isolate KNU-18-1 chromosome X, ASM2916894v1, whole genome shotgun sequence genome harbors these coding sequences:
- the LOC115717909 gene encoding uncharacterized protein LOC115717909: MLTVFFWYIFFQATGSEPQPSAPSSSGIRGAEYTDLVARLDRIEADTQGLYAANVELKKAYETSHVELKGGQNVIMEQLRDILAMLNRPPMTASAPEAPADPSTPPPAASPPVEEEEVFPEGYDPYEGAPATPIDTGVIHVHDTESQGEILSIEVQPAVVKSRKRKRNPPVWFGDYTEMKRRHRPSSTFDPLEPPDEKLLTTFRKWCVGLIPNHRLRDLRSGDYGPSFFWIMLTPKEWLTDDHIDAAMHMLRRRRTDYPLTFPQKGVILSTFVTTIISSAWTNHKGPRRNFVWEDYILDYCRGVHKVLF, encoded by the exons atgcttaccgtatttttttggtatatattttttcaggccactggttcagaacctcagcccagtgcaccatcttcatcaggcaTTCGGGGTGCCGAGTACACTGATTTAGTGGCGAGGTTGGATAGGATCGAGGCTGACACTCAGGGTCTGTATGCTGCTAATGTCGAGCTCAAGAAGGCATACGAGACCAGCCATGTAGAGCTGAAGGGTGGTCAGAACGTAATTATGGAGCAGCTCAGAGAcatattggccatgttgaatcgtccgccaaTGACAGCTTCAGCACCGGAGGCCCCAGCAGATCCATCTACCCCACCACCAGCTGCTTCACCCCCAGTAGAAGAGGAGGAGGTCTTCCCCGAAGGGTACGATCCTTATGAGGGAGCTCCAGCGACTCCCATCGATACAGGTGttatccatgtacatgacacCGAGTCGCAGGGTGAGATTCTGTCGATAGAGGTACAACCTGCAGTGGTTAAAagtcggaagaggaagagaaatcctcctgtatggttcggtgactacacggagatgaagaggagacataggccatcttcgacatttgatcccctggagccaccggatgagaaattgttaaccactttccgaaagtggtgtgttggactcattccgaaccaccgacttcgggatttgagaagtggtgattacggtccatcattcttttggataatgctcacaccaaaggaatggcttacagatgac CATATAGATGCAGCAATGCATATGCTGAGGAGGCGACGCACCGACTATCCACTGACATTTCCTCAGAAGGGTGTCATTCTCTCCACATTCGTGACCACCATAATCAGCAGTGCATGGACGAACCACAAGGGTCCGAGGAGAAACTTTGTGTGGGAGGATTATATCCTGGACTACTGCAGAGGGGTtcataaggtattgttttag